A single region of the Eurosta solidaginis isolate ZX-2024a unplaced genomic scaffold, ASM4086904v1 ctg00001206.1, whole genome shotgun sequence genome encodes:
- the LOC137236010 gene encoding T-complex protein 1 subunit eta-like encodes MFCAVHVPEEDWKRRVKACGGAVMTTANDINSSVLGQCDYFEERQVGGERFNIFQGCVNARTSTLILRGSVEQFLEETELRYMMLNCLCGVQLNMILLLLFYFGIGW; translated from the exons atgttctgtgctgttcatgtaccagaagaagattggaaacgtagagtgaaagcttgtggtggtgctgttatgactacagctaatgatattaattcaagtgttttgggtcaatgtgattactttgaagaacgtcaggttggtggtgaacgtttcaacattttccaag gttgcgttaatgctagaacaagtacattgattttacgtggcagtgttgaacaatttttggaagaaactgagcttcgttacatgatgctaaattgcttgtgcggcgtacaattaaacatgattctgttgttgctg ttctatttcggtattggatggtaa